The bacterium genome has a segment encoding these proteins:
- the ygiD gene encoding 4,5-DOPA dioxygenase extradiol codes for MPNRMPVLFLGHGNPMYAITENRFRSAWQKISQRLPRPQAILCISAHWETVGTYVTTMANPRTIHDFFGFPPALFDVEYPAPGSPELAQQICNIVTRTDVKLDNQDWGFDHGAWSILSNMYPTADIPVLQLSLDHTQPPEWHYRIGKQLACLREEKVLIIASGNIVHYLSTANLRQKDGFEWAIHTNDFLTECVVNRDFGKLCNYEKCGANVHRAIPTPEHYLPLLYTVGCYEEEEPITVFHNEVVNGSIAMTSFQFG; via the coding sequence ATGCCAAATAGAATGCCGGTTTTGTTTCTTGGTCACGGAAACCCGATGTATGCAATCACTGAAAACCGTTTTCGCAGTGCATGGCAGAAGATTTCGCAACGACTCCCGAGACCGCAAGCGATACTTTGTATCTCCGCTCATTGGGAAACCGTGGGTACTTATGTGACAACCATGGCGAATCCGCGCACAATTCACGACTTTTTTGGTTTTCCCCCCGCGTTGTTCGATGTCGAGTATCCCGCGCCCGGTTCACCGGAATTAGCCCAACAGATCTGCAATATCGTTACCCGCACCGATGTAAAACTGGACAATCAGGATTGGGGATTCGATCACGGCGCGTGGTCAATCCTGTCGAACATGTATCCCACAGCCGACATTCCGGTACTGCAATTGAGTCTTGATCACACCCAGCCGCCCGAATGGCACTATCGGATTGGTAAACAACTTGCCTGTCTGCGCGAAGAGAAAGTTCTCATCATCGCCAGCGGCAACATCGTCCACTATTTGAGTACGGCAAATCTACGCCAGAAGGATGGGTTTGAGTGGGCAATCCATACCAACGATTTTTTAACGGAATGTGTCGTAAACCGGGACTTTGGGAAATTGTGCAACTATGAAAAATGCGGAGCTAACGTACATCGGGCAATTCCAACCCCCGAACATTACCTGCCGTTGCTTTATACCGTGGGTTGTTACGAAGAAGAGGAACCGATTACCGTCTTCCACAATGAAGTAGTCAACGGATCGATTGCCATGACTTCGTTTCAATTCGGGTAA